One stretch of Streptomyces sp. A2-16 DNA includes these proteins:
- a CDS encoding FAD:protein FMN transferase, translating to MTTHVPAPCPAEAVFPALGTTAVLLVTDPDALPAAEAVLRSELADVDLTCSRFRPDSELTRVNLNAGNPTKVGERFAEALQAALRAARLTAGAVDPTVGRAMTALGYDRTFASLRPEDSRPLPPALPAPGWRRIDFDPHSRRLRLPPHTRLDLGATAKALTADRAALRAATATGCGVLVSLGGDLAVAGPAPDGGWRIALADDHTRPTTGEGPAVAVTGGALATSGIRVRTWHRAGRILHHIVDPATGEPAAPVWRTVTVAAATCVDANTASTAAIVLGDRAVDWLRGTALPARLVAPDGRVVRLGGWPPDSSPATIPGAAPGDPR from the coding sequence ATGACCACTCACGTTCCCGCACCCTGCCCCGCCGAGGCCGTGTTCCCGGCGCTCGGCACCACGGCCGTGCTGCTCGTGACCGACCCGGACGCCCTGCCGGCCGCGGAGGCCGTCCTGCGCTCCGAGCTTGCCGACGTCGACCTCACGTGCAGCCGTTTCCGGCCGGACTCCGAACTCACCCGCGTCAACCTGAACGCGGGAAACCCGACAAAGGTCGGCGAACGCTTCGCCGAGGCCCTCCAGGCCGCTCTCCGTGCCGCCCGCCTCACCGCCGGAGCCGTCGACCCGACCGTAGGACGCGCCATGACCGCCCTCGGCTACGACCGCACCTTCGCCTCCCTTCGGCCCGAGGACTCCCGCCCCCTGCCACCTGCGCTCCCCGCCCCCGGATGGCGGCGGATCGACTTCGACCCGCACTCCCGGCGGCTGCGCCTGCCCCCGCACACCCGCCTCGACCTGGGCGCGACCGCGAAGGCCCTCACCGCCGACCGCGCCGCCCTCCGCGCCGCCACGGCCACCGGCTGCGGTGTCCTGGTCAGCCTCGGCGGCGACCTGGCGGTGGCCGGCCCCGCACCGGACGGGGGCTGGCGCATCGCCCTCGCCGACGACCACACCCGGCCCACCACCGGCGAGGGCCCCGCCGTCGCGGTGACCGGCGGGGCCCTCGCGACCTCCGGCATCCGGGTACGCACCTGGCACCGCGCCGGACGCATCCTGCATCACATCGTCGACCCGGCCACCGGCGAGCCCGCCGCCCCCGTCTGGCGCACCGTGACCGTCGCGGCCGCCACCTGCGTGGACGCCAACACCGCCAGTACGGCGGCGATCGTGCTGGGCGACCGGGCGGTCGACTGGCTGCGCGGCACCGCCCTGCCCGCCCGGCTGGTCGCCCCGGACGGCCGCGTCGTACGTCTCGGCGGCTGGCCACCCGACTCCTCCCCCGCCACCATCCCCGGAGCCGCCCCTGGAGATCCGCGATGA
- a CDS encoding HAMP domain-containing sensor histidine kinase: MTRRIAWTLLALTSVLLVLAVVPLAVVMTARERVAFRDDQRAATRVIAATAEEHLSDHKPPTGMRRELETAARAGDCAAVYDASARLVASTPCTAARGEEAEELVEDVLAGHEPEPPEDEGRLLAAEPAGEVRQPAGAVVLARSADPLDTRIAATWGWSAAIGTGGLAASVLLSVRLARWVSRPLSALDVSARRLGEGALDERADVGGGPPEVRRLAATFNTMAARTEALVHGHRAVIADVSHQLRTPLAALRLRLDVLRTDAEGDTAAELDAAQEEIARLSRLVDGLLAVARAEQATPRPAAVRIREVIGERVAAWSPVAEERGVRLSASEGPAPTAALGSGHLEQILDNLIANALDAVPDEGNVTVGCRPVRDSARVWVRDDGPGMPAAAKAVAFRRFGNPEARGTGLGLAIVHRLVTVNGGRARLEDTPGGGLTVVMDLPLWAGEP; encoded by the coding sequence GTGACCCGCCGGATCGCCTGGACGCTGCTCGCCCTGACCTCGGTGCTGCTGGTACTGGCAGTGGTACCTCTGGCCGTGGTGATGACGGCACGCGAGCGGGTCGCCTTCCGCGACGATCAGCGGGCGGCCACCCGCGTGATCGCCGCGACGGCCGAGGAGCACCTCTCCGACCACAAGCCGCCGACCGGCATGCGCCGGGAACTGGAGACCGCGGCGCGGGCCGGGGACTGCGCCGCCGTGTACGACGCCTCCGCGCGACTGGTGGCGAGTACGCCCTGTACCGCCGCCCGGGGCGAGGAGGCGGAGGAACTGGTGGAGGACGTGCTGGCCGGGCACGAGCCGGAGCCGCCGGAGGACGAGGGCCGACTACTGGCCGCGGAACCGGCCGGTGAGGTCCGCCAGCCCGCCGGCGCCGTCGTCCTGGCCCGCTCCGCGGACCCGCTCGACACCCGGATCGCCGCGACGTGGGGATGGTCCGCCGCGATCGGCACCGGGGGGCTCGCCGCGTCCGTGCTGCTGTCCGTCCGCCTGGCCCGCTGGGTGAGCAGGCCACTGTCGGCGCTGGACGTCAGCGCCCGGAGGCTGGGCGAAGGTGCCCTGGACGAGCGGGCCGACGTCGGCGGCGGTCCACCGGAAGTACGCCGTCTGGCCGCGACGTTCAACACCATGGCGGCCCGTACGGAGGCTCTGGTGCACGGTCACCGGGCCGTGATCGCCGACGTGTCCCATCAGCTGCGCACCCCGCTGGCCGCGCTGCGGCTACGGCTCGACGTCCTGCGTACCGATGCCGAGGGCGACACCGCGGCAGAACTGGATGCGGCTCAGGAAGAGATCGCACGGCTGTCACGGCTGGTCGACGGGCTGCTCGCGGTGGCCCGCGCCGAGCAGGCGACACCCCGGCCGGCCGCGGTCCGGATCCGTGAGGTGATCGGGGAACGGGTGGCCGCGTGGTCACCGGTGGCCGAGGAGCGCGGCGTGCGTCTGAGCGCTTCGGAGGGGCCCGCTCCGACCGCCGCGCTGGGCAGCGGCCACTTGGAGCAGATCCTCGACAATCTGATCGCCAACGCCCTGGACGCCGTTCCCGACGAAGGGAACGTGACAGTCGGCTGCCGGCCCGTGCGGGATTCGGCCCGGGTGTGGGTGAGGGACGACGGCCCCGGGATGCCCGCCGCGGCCAAGGCGGTCGCCTTCCGCCGGTTCGGCAATCCCGAAGCCAGAGGCACGGGTCTGGGGCTGGCCATCGTCCACCGGCTGGTCACCGTCAACGGGGGCAGAGCGCGGTTGGAGGACACGCCGGGCGGCGGGCTGACCGTCGTCATGGACCTGCCTCTGTGGGCGGGAGAACCCTGA
- a CDS encoding response regulator transcription factor, which produces MDGQIAGSTEETRVLVVEDDRSIAESLVRGLRQAGYTVEGVRTGRAALSAAVPDVVLLDLGLPDIDGVKVCRMLRARSDAAIIAVTARGEEADRVVALDEGADDYLVKPFGLAELLARVRAVLRRRRPAGPEILRHGPLGLDLRTRQVSVDGRPIALTPKEFGILECLAADPGRVVSRQQILERAWDAHWYGPTKVLDVHIAALRRKLGVPGLIETVYGHGFRLGTVEGLDTAEGVREQP; this is translated from the coding sequence ATGGACGGGCAGATCGCGGGTTCGACCGAGGAAACGCGGGTGCTGGTCGTGGAGGACGACCGCAGCATCGCAGAGTCCCTGGTCCGTGGCCTGCGGCAGGCGGGATACACGGTCGAGGGGGTTCGTACCGGCCGGGCCGCCCTGAGCGCCGCGGTCCCCGATGTCGTGCTGCTCGATCTGGGCCTGCCCGACATCGACGGGGTCAAGGTGTGCCGGATGCTGCGCGCGCGGTCGGATGCCGCGATCATCGCGGTGACCGCGCGCGGTGAGGAAGCGGACCGGGTGGTGGCCCTGGACGAGGGCGCTGACGACTACCTCGTCAAACCGTTCGGGCTGGCCGAGTTGCTGGCGCGGGTCCGGGCCGTACTGCGCCGCAGACGCCCCGCCGGTCCGGAGATCCTGCGGCACGGGCCGCTGGGGCTCGACCTGCGCACCCGACAGGTCTCGGTGGACGGTCGGCCGATCGCGTTGACGCCGAAGGAGTTCGGGATCCTGGAGTGTCTGGCCGCCGACCCGGGCAGGGTGGTGAGCCGGCAGCAGATCCTGGAGCGGGCCTGGGACGCCCACTGGTACGGCCCCACCAAGGTCCTGGACGTGCACATCGCGGCACTGCGCCGCAAGCTCGGCGTGCCGGGACTGATCGAGACGGTCTACGGGCACGGCTTCCGGCTCGGTACGGTCGAAGGGCTCGATACGGCCGAAGGGGTGCGGGAGCAGCCGTGA
- a CDS encoding FG-GAP-like repeat-containing protein yields the protein MGRHALIRSGLAATALTLAMSLGPLTADVHAAAASEVVIPAQTSLLPQTALFSAGPSGFLRYEPGRGHVWTTYTGEDTVVDASADEVWGMPEFGAGSDVVARYDDSARTVTLRDMGAGGAVTTIALPQGHTYRGTLGRTVVTTAWTVDRLTWHLLDLQDDGTVGDRAVSGVPADVSMVNSGNSPVADAHGTVVQYWTGSTTRSGWIDADKGTFVELPYNPTITTTGRVVLTPTHLLSWDGVDTVSVYSRADLTTAVRTVPLENDGATHLLGMVGDQLLVSRYDSSLGAKDGGLPVWRVDALAPDGSTTKAVLARSESLALAVPTPDGGLLVPGGGADTADFGVNLVRAGTDGTPVAEKVAASVLNPVTDPVPQLTLDNGRLTVTERDRETGRTSMYSRTIGSTGDTVTVGPRASQGLVTASAPYLVGTGDGRTVVWNSYLSGDDRVPRVVQPTGTLPGTAIDPQHSYVRVWDAKGRHVAMATEYTEATGSQTRVVDLDTGSTVLTSATHGKALWGTTLWVADGNDGAAPVDVRTGKRGDTVWFGSKCLLEDLQAVGRWLLWSCVGSGESQGVYDTVTQTKTTLTQGAWETAKLGDGFVVTSADGELKVTDVRGATPVTHSVATLSGGEPWDVDPYTGLIAYVDAKQNTHLVPSGVPASALSQLDSSVAGSVDVKSAAWNPRWWLSKQVASWTLTLKNKATGTTVRTLSGGTAQGALQTSWNGKDTAGTLVANGAYTWTLTATPADGQGAALTRTGTLKVTGATPVRRDFATADGFGEVLTLNGSGGLTYQYGTGTGTLTGKKTGSGWPTSAKFVPYGDLNGDRCNDVLVRYASGALRAYRPACGAAVTPSTAYTSLGTSGWTQYDVLTSPGDVSGDGRADLIARQASTGDVYLYKATSAGKMSARTKIASKWTGYKKIVGVGDLNGDGHGDLLAQDKSNELWRYDGTTTGKFKSRVKVFNDWGASYNVIVGVGDITGDGRADVVSRDTSGALYRNNGNGKGSFGGRTKLTTGWQSYKGVF from the coding sequence GTGGGCAGACATGCCCTCATTCGTAGTGGTTTGGCCGCCACCGCGCTGACCCTGGCCATGAGCCTCGGTCCGCTGACAGCCGACGTCCACGCGGCCGCCGCCTCCGAGGTGGTCATCCCGGCGCAGACATCCCTGCTGCCGCAGACCGCGCTGTTCAGCGCCGGACCCTCGGGGTTCCTGCGCTATGAACCAGGCCGTGGCCATGTGTGGACCACCTACACAGGCGAGGACACGGTGGTGGACGCCTCGGCCGACGAGGTCTGGGGCATGCCGGAGTTCGGCGCCGGCTCGGACGTGGTCGCCCGCTACGACGACAGCGCGCGGACCGTGACGCTGCGAGACATGGGGGCCGGGGGCGCGGTCACGACGATCGCGCTCCCTCAGGGCCACACCTACCGGGGGACGCTCGGGCGGACCGTCGTCACGACCGCCTGGACGGTCGACCGGCTGACCTGGCACCTGCTCGACCTCCAGGACGACGGCACCGTGGGCGACCGCGCGGTGTCGGGCGTCCCGGCCGACGTCTCCATGGTGAACAGCGGCAACTCACCCGTGGCCGACGCCCACGGCACGGTGGTGCAGTACTGGACGGGCAGCACGACCCGCAGCGGCTGGATCGACGCCGACAAGGGCACGTTCGTCGAGCTGCCGTACAACCCGACCATCACCACGACCGGGCGTGTGGTCCTCACCCCCACCCACCTGCTGTCGTGGGACGGCGTCGACACCGTCTCCGTCTACTCCCGCGCCGACCTGACCACGGCCGTCCGTACCGTGCCGTTGGAGAACGACGGCGCGACCCACCTGCTGGGCATGGTCGGCGACCAGCTCCTGGTCTCCCGCTACGACTCCTCGCTGGGCGCCAAGGACGGCGGCCTGCCCGTCTGGCGGGTCGACGCGCTCGCCCCCGACGGCTCGACGACCAAGGCCGTACTGGCCCGCTCGGAGAGCCTCGCCCTCGCCGTCCCCACCCCCGACGGCGGGCTCCTCGTGCCCGGCGGCGGCGCCGACACCGCCGACTTCGGGGTGAACCTGGTTCGCGCGGGCACCGACGGCACCCCCGTCGCCGAGAAGGTCGCCGCCTCCGTGCTGAACCCGGTGACCGACCCGGTACCCCAACTCACCCTGGACAACGGCCGGTTGACAGTGACGGAACGGGACCGCGAGACCGGCCGTACCTCCATGTACAGCCGGACGATCGGCAGCACCGGCGACACCGTCACGGTCGGCCCCCGCGCCTCCCAGGGCCTCGTCACCGCCTCCGCGCCCTACCTCGTGGGCACCGGGGACGGCCGTACGGTCGTCTGGAACTCGTATCTCTCGGGCGACGACCGCGTCCCCCGGGTCGTCCAGCCGACGGGCACGCTGCCCGGCACGGCGATCGACCCCCAGCACAGCTATGTACGGGTGTGGGACGCCAAGGGCCGACACGTCGCGATGGCCACCGAGTACACGGAGGCGACCGGTTCGCAGACGCGGGTGGTCGACCTCGACACCGGTTCCACGGTGCTCACCTCGGCGACGCACGGCAAGGCGCTGTGGGGCACCACCCTGTGGGTGGCGGACGGCAACGACGGCGCCGCGCCGGTCGACGTCCGCACCGGCAAGCGCGGCGACACGGTGTGGTTCGGCTCGAAGTGCCTGCTGGAGGACCTCCAGGCCGTGGGACGATGGCTGCTGTGGTCGTGCGTCGGCTCGGGCGAGAGCCAGGGCGTCTACGACACCGTCACCCAGACCAAGACCACCCTCACTCAGGGCGCTTGGGAGACCGCCAAGCTCGGCGACGGTTTCGTCGTCACCAGCGCCGACGGCGAGCTGAAGGTGACCGACGTCCGCGGTGCCACGCCGGTGACGCACTCGGTGGCCACCCTCTCAGGCGGGGAGCCCTGGGACGTCGACCCGTACACCGGCCTGATCGCGTATGTCGACGCCAAGCAGAACACCCACCTGGTGCCCAGCGGCGTTCCCGCCTCGGCACTGTCCCAGCTCGACTCCTCCGTCGCGGGATCGGTCGACGTCAAGAGCGCGGCCTGGAACCCGCGTTGGTGGCTGTCGAAGCAGGTCGCGTCCTGGACGCTCACCCTCAAGAACAAGGCAACCGGTACGACCGTCCGCACCCTCTCCGGCGGTACGGCACAAGGCGCGCTCCAGACCTCCTGGAACGGCAAGGACACGGCCGGCACGCTCGTCGCCAACGGCGCCTACACCTGGACGCTCACCGCCACCCCGGCCGACGGCCAGGGCGCGGCCCTCACCAGGACCGGCACGCTCAAGGTCACCGGCGCGACCCCGGTCCGGCGGGACTTCGCCACCGCGGACGGCTTCGGCGAGGTGCTCACCCTCAACGGCTCGGGCGGACTGACGTACCAGTACGGCACCGGCACCGGGACCCTGACCGGTAAGAAAACGGGCTCCGGCTGGCCGACGAGCGCGAAGTTCGTGCCGTACGGCGACCTCAACGGCGACCGGTGCAACGACGTCCTCGTGCGCTACGCCAGCGGTGCGCTGCGCGCCTACCGGCCCGCGTGCGGGGCGGCGGTGACCCCGTCGACGGCGTACACCTCGCTGGGCACCAGCGGCTGGACACAGTACGACGTGCTGACCTCGCCCGGGGACGTCAGCGGTGACGGCCGTGCGGACCTGATTGCCCGTCAGGCCTCCACCGGGGACGTCTACCTGTACAAGGCGACGAGCGCGGGCAAGATGTCGGCGCGGACGAAGATCGCCTCCAAGTGGACGGGATACAAGAAGATCGTGGGTGTCGGCGACCTCAACGGCGACGGCCACGGCGACCTGCTGGCGCAGGACAAGTCGAACGAGCTGTGGCGCTACGACGGCACCACGACGGGCAAGTTCAAGAGCCGGGTGAAGGTCTTCAACGACTGGGGGGCCTCGTACAACGTCATCGTCGGCGTGGGCGACATCACGGGTGACGGCAGGGCCGACGTCGTCTCCCGTGACACCTCCGGTGCCCTCTACCGCAACAACGGCAACGGCAAGGGCTCCTTCGGCGGCCGCACCAAACTCACCACCGGCTGGCAGAGCTACAAGGGCGTGTTCTGA
- a CDS encoding PIN domain nuclease: MNAAQFLIDTSALARLLRGDAEQYGWDQAAAAGLIATCPITELEFFCSARSPADRAQGIEDMRLLFGWVPVDDRAYDRAWRVQELLTQRGQHRSAGTVDLVVAATAELQGLTLLHRDRDFECIAAVTGQALQWYGPEAGK, encoded by the coding sequence GTGAACGCCGCGCAGTTCCTCATCGACACCAGCGCGCTCGCCCGACTGCTGCGCGGCGACGCCGAACAGTACGGATGGGACCAGGCGGCAGCCGCCGGACTCATCGCCACCTGCCCCATCACCGAGCTGGAGTTCTTCTGCAGTGCGCGCTCCCCGGCCGACCGCGCACAAGGCATCGAGGACATGCGCCTGCTCTTCGGCTGGGTGCCGGTCGACGACCGTGCCTACGACCGCGCCTGGCGGGTCCAGGAGCTTCTCACCCAGCGCGGACAACACCGCAGCGCCGGGACGGTTGATTTGGTGGTGGCCGCCACAGCCGAGCTGCAGGGGCTCACTCTGCTGCACCGCGACCGGGACTTCGAGTGCATCGCCGCGGTCACCGGCCAGGCACTGCAGTGGTACGGCCCTGAAGCCGGCAAGTGA
- a CDS encoding type II toxin-antitoxin system VapB family antitoxin, protein MAKALGTSTSTSTSTKKETVNTALREVLENRRRALALTRLRAAADEGAFDLELFEDKGNCRR, encoded by the coding sequence GTGGCCAAGGCACTCGGCACCAGCACCAGCACCAGCACCAGCACCAAGAAGGAGACGGTCAACACCGCCCTGCGCGAAGTGCTGGAGAACCGACGGCGCGCCCTGGCACTCACCCGCCTGCGAGCGGCGGCCGACGAGGGCGCCTTCGACCTGGAACTCTTCGAGGACAAGGGGAACTGCCGCCGGTGA
- a CDS encoding RNA polymerase sigma factor, whose product MTTDMRTRVRNGDPDAFAELFDACARAVYNHAFRLTADWSLAEDVMSTTFMEAWRRRASVEAEGGSLRPWLLGIATNVARSHHRSNRRYRNAASAAAAAHAAEERIEDHAEETAGRLDDRRRINATLAALSLLKRPEREVLTLCLWEGMEYAEAARALGIPVGTVRSRLSRARAKLRKLADAQLLGEKREPTRTNRQITGDRGYAVRSAQEGNR is encoded by the coding sequence GTGACCACAGATATGCGAACCCGGGTGCGAAACGGAGATCCGGACGCCTTCGCGGAACTCTTCGACGCGTGCGCCCGCGCGGTGTACAACCACGCCTTCCGGCTGACCGCCGACTGGTCGCTGGCCGAGGACGTGATGTCGACGACCTTCATGGAGGCGTGGCGGCGCCGTGCCTCGGTCGAGGCCGAAGGCGGCTCGCTGCGGCCGTGGCTGCTGGGCATAGCCACCAACGTCGCCCGCTCCCACCACCGCAGCAACCGTCGCTACCGCAACGCGGCGAGCGCCGCGGCAGCCGCGCACGCCGCCGAGGAACGGATCGAGGACCACGCCGAGGAGACCGCCGGACGCCTGGACGACCGGCGCCGTATCAACGCCACGCTCGCCGCCCTCAGCCTGCTCAAGCGCCCCGAGCGTGAGGTCCTGACGCTGTGCCTGTGGGAGGGGATGGAGTACGCCGAGGCGGCCCGCGCCCTCGGCATCCCGGTCGGCACCGTCCGCTCCCGCCTCTCCCGCGCCCGCGCCAAGCTGCGCAAGCTCGCCGACGCGCAACTGCTCGGAGAAAAAAGGGAACCCACCCGCACGAACCGGCAGATAACAGGTGATCGCGGATACGCGGTCCGGTCCGCACAGGAAGGAAACCGATGA
- a CDS encoding CU044_5270 family protein, giving the protein MNASPSHRPHPAEWTETQSLLPSAERDLPAGRHQFHKEQMMARIHEDLRTSSRTPATSPVAPVKRSNPFLRRAILLPAAAFALAGAVVGGLALTGGGADDGKTTLATGPALTTRIGAADAKGAPQLLERISLAAADTSEPTPRKGQYIYIASKVADTYIKTVGDKSEAVSDELHSRQVWNSLDGRDGWLIEAGQTSDKGITLKGDTPFSGAYNALAALPTDPDALLQRIYRESDAVRDPEVPRDQAAFVAIGDLLFESYPPAEVGAALYKAAAKIPGVVSVDDAVDATGRHGVAIAREDSGNGERIEWIFDKKTLRFLGERIVVVKATADNPLKVGTVTHTSAITERAVVDANKQLPGQVS; this is encoded by the coding sequence ATGAACGCCAGCCCCTCCCACCGGCCCCACCCGGCCGAGTGGACGGAGACGCAGAGTCTGCTGCCCTCCGCCGAGCGGGATCTGCCGGCGGGCCGCCACCAGTTCCACAAGGAGCAGATGATGGCCCGGATCCACGAAGACCTCCGCACCTCCTCCCGTACGCCCGCCACCTCTCCGGTCGCGCCCGTGAAGCGCTCCAATCCGTTCCTGCGCCGTGCGATCCTCCTGCCCGCCGCGGCCTTCGCCCTGGCCGGCGCGGTCGTGGGCGGCCTCGCCCTCACCGGCGGCGGGGCGGACGACGGCAAGACCACCCTGGCCACCGGCCCCGCACTGACCACCAGGATCGGCGCCGCCGACGCCAAGGGCGCCCCCCAGCTCCTCGAACGCATCTCTCTGGCAGCCGCCGACACCTCCGAGCCCACCCCGCGCAAGGGCCAGTACATCTACATCGCCTCGAAGGTGGCCGACACCTACATCAAGACCGTCGGCGACAAGAGCGAGGCGGTCAGCGACGAGCTGCACTCCCGCCAGGTCTGGAACTCCCTCGACGGCAGGGACGGCTGGCTGATCGAGGCCGGTCAGACCAGCGACAAGGGCATCACCCTGAAGGGCGACACCCCGTTCAGCGGCGCCTACAACGCCCTGGCCGCGCTGCCGACCGACCCCGACGCGCTGCTCCAGCGGATCTACCGCGAGTCGGACGCCGTCCGGGACCCCGAAGTCCCGCGCGACCAGGCAGCCTTCGTCGCGATCGGCGATCTGTTGTTCGAGAGCTACCCGCCCGCCGAGGTCGGCGCCGCTCTCTACAAGGCCGCGGCCAAGATCCCCGGAGTCGTCTCGGTGGATGACGCGGTCGACGCCACGGGCCGGCACGGGGTCGCGATCGCGCGGGAGGACTCCGGCAACGGCGAGCGCATCGAGTGGATCTTCGACAAGAAGACCCTGCGGTTCCTCGGCGAGCGCATCGTGGTGGTCAAGGCCACGGCGGACAATCCCCTCAAGGTCGGTACCGTCACGCACACCAGCGCGATCACCGAGCGCGCGGTCGTCGACGCCAACAAGCAGCTCCCCGGGCAGGTGAGCTGA